Proteins from one Antennarius striatus isolate MH-2024 chromosome 12, ASM4005453v1, whole genome shotgun sequence genomic window:
- the LOC137604590 gene encoding uncharacterized protein translates to MALFGKVLEPVGYMQTVRVQVQGISSYLCGNATAEETEVAKKNLDHIDQELGASGHGLLKDQEVHQLEDDLAVVYYQLGTAVRAQPEFTKKETEVFLQYVQEYRLERQLTALYNRMMGVAALTDQPTLLEELILCRKPKRWELREFCVKVNFVLGTGLLCLFTQASLTGRDQALLMKTWSDRMGTLYRKMKNTGSRCLGYFLEQAEVDVRKELLDAVHDRSPPDEAASRILKTLEKNYDWLRWAVMLYPAVGTTEEETTEEAPEEKENVPEENEATNLLPVVSEAPIPQVMACYRDAPASLDKSRIHQLIVDLEWKIPNPPPEVYASIEEDPGRARRYLASRMLRKLQEGLGSGVAVHVVPGRMEMKCNFPPASYYLYEYKHRLASGTVCVFG, encoded by the exons ATGGCTTTGTTTGGAAAGGTGTTAGAGCCAGTGGGCTACATGCAAACTGTGAG GGTTCAGGTCCAGGGGATATCCTCCTATTTGTGTGGTAATGCCACAGCAGAGGAGACTGAGGTAGCCAAGAAGAACCTGGACCACATTGATCAGGAGCTGGGGGCATCGGGTCATGGTCTGCTGAAGGACCAGGAGGTCCACCAGCTGGAGGACGATCTGGCTGTGGTCTACTATCAGCTGGGCACAGCG GTGAGAGCACAGCCGGAGTTCACCAAGAAGGAGACGGAGGTGTTCCTGCAGTATGTGCAGGAATACCGGCTGGAGAGGCAGCTGACGGCTCTCTACAACCGTATGATGGGAGTGGCGGCGCTGACCGACCAGCCCACGCTGCTGGAGGAGCTCATCCTGTGCCGCAAGCCCAAACGCTGGGAGCTGAGGGAGTTCTGCGTTAAG gTAAACTTTGTCCTGGGTACTGGTCTGCTGTGTCTCTTCACTCAGGCTTCTCTAACAGGCAGAGACCAGGCTCTGCTGATGAAGACGTGGTCTGACCGCATGGGCACACTCTACAGAAAGATGAAGAACACAGGAAGTCGCTGTTTGGGCTACTTTCTGGAGCAGGCAGAAGTCGATGTGAGGAAGGAGCTCCTTGACGCTGTCCATGACCGTTCACCCCCTGATGAGGCGGCGTCCAGAATCCTGAAGACCCTAGAGAAGAACTATGATTGGCTGCGCTGGGCAGTGATGCTTTACCCTGCTGTGGGAACCACGGAAGAAGAAACCACCGAGGAGGCgccagaagaaaaagagaatgtGCCAGAAGAAAACGAGGCCACTAATCTACTTCCTGTGGTGTCTGAAGCACCGATTCCCCAAGTGATGGCATGCTACCGTGACGCGCCCGCTTCACTGGACAAGAGCCGCATCCACCAACTCATCGTGGACCTGGAGTGGAAGATCCCCAACCCGCCACCCGAGGTGTACGCTTCCATTGAGGAAGACCCTGGCCGGGCCCGGCGTTACCTGGCCTCAAGGATGCTGAGGAAGCTCCAGGAGGGCCTGGGGTCCGGCGTGGCGGTCCACGTGGtgccaggcaggatggaaatgaaatgcaacTTCCCTCCAGCCTCCTACTACCTCTATGAGTACAAACATCGGCTGGCATCCGGCACCGTTTGTGTTTTtggatga
- the hcn5 gene encoding hyperpolarization activated cyclic nucleotide-gated potassium channel 5: MEKLKGPTVGCTKATCGWRALLLPQLNRQSLYLYGSEMAVEKECIRQLQSGILVIHPFSPMRSYYIMCMMAITFLNLIGIPMEIAFLDGDSGLVWEGFNVFSDTLFLIDVALNFRMGIVTEDSEEAILDIKQIRVSYLRSWFIPDVIAAFPIGYILLFADLQYHDDNPSKTNKVMRILMFVRILSLIRLARVSRLVRFFNEVEKVSNSNLEVVRLFFRILSLFMMIFLLCHWNGCIQYFVPMLEEFPTDCWVRKENLMNATVIVKYSWGVFRALSQMIALSYGSMDAPTNYVEMWIVMVSMVSGCLMYTVLVANTTAMVATIDPAAKEYKSKMSRLEHYMSFMKLPPELQLRINKYYQARYGGKWFHEKDVMDTVSSALKEQILMVMCSRLLRKVPLFQYRDENFINAVVVKLEYDIFLEGDVIVRQNVPGDRMFFIDHGQVLMETDADERELCDGDFFGESCMLTKGKHLSTARALTDCQCFSLCWDDFQEALEGFPDVRKDLEKLILLNSEGGFV, translated from the exons ATGGAGAAACTCAAAGGTCCCACGGTGGGATGCACCAAAGCCACTTGTGGATGGAGAGCCCTGCTGCTCCCGCAGCTGAACAGGCAGTCGCTGTACCTGTACGGCAGCGAGATGGCCGTGGAGAAGGAATGCATCCGGCAGCTGCAGAGCGGCATCCTGGTCATCCATCCGTTCAGCCCCATGAG gagttACTACATCATGTGTATGATGGCCATCACATTCCTCAACCTGATCGGGATTCCCATGGAGATAGCGTTCCTGGACGGGGACAGCGGGCTGGTGTGGGAAGGTTTCAATGTGTTTTCAGACACCCTGTTCCTGATTGACGTGGCTCTGAATTTCCGAATGGGCATCGTTACAGAGGACAGCGAG GAAGCCATTCTGGACATAAAGCAGATCCGAGTCAGTTACCTGAGGTCATGGTTCATACCAGACGTCATCGCTGCTTTCCCCATTGGCTACATTCTGCTGTTTGCG gATTTGCAATACCATGACGACAACCCCTCCAAGACCAACAAGGTGATGAGGATTCTGATGTTTGTGCGGATCCTCAGCTTGATCCGACTGGCTCGAGTGTCCCGACTGGTCCGATTCTTCAATGAGGTGGAGAAA GTGTCAAATTCAAACCTAGAGGTTGTCCGCCTCTTCTTCCGCATCTTGTCCCTGTTCATGATGATTTTCCTGCTGTGTCACTGGAACGGCTGCATCCAGTACTTTGTCCCGATGCTGGAGGAATTTCCCACCGACTGCTGGGTCCGGAAGGAAAACCTGATG AATGCCACAGTCATCGTGAAGTACTCCTGGGGAGTTTTCCGAGCTCTGTCCCAGATGATTGCTCTATCTTACGGATCCATGGATGCACCAACAA ATTATGTTGAAATGTGGATCGTCATGGTCAGCATGGTGTCTGGGTGTCTGATGTACACGGTCCTGGTTGCCAACACCACCGCCATGGTCGCCACCATCGACCCAGCAGCCAAGGAATACAAGAGCAAG ATGAGCCGTTTGGAGCATTACATGTCCTTCATGAAGCTCCCACCAGAGCTGCAGCTTCGCATTAATAAGTACTACCAGGCTCGCTATGGAGGGAAATGGTTCCACGAGAAGGACGTGATGGACACGGTGTCCTCAGCGCTCAAAGAG CAAATCCTGATGGTGATGTGCAGCCGGCTGCTCAGAAAGGTTCCACTCTTCCAGTACAGGGATGAAAACTTTATCAACGCTGTCGTCGTCAAACTGGAGTACGACATTTTCCTGGAGGGAGACGTCATCGTCCGGCAGAACGTCCCTGGAGACCGAATGTTCTTCATCGACCACGGCCAGGTCCTAATGGAGACAGACGCTGACGAGAGAGAACTGTGTGATGGAGATTTCTTTGGAG AGTCATGCATGCTGACCAAAGGCAAACATCTGTCCACGGCAAGAGCGCTGACCGACTGCCAGTGCTTCTCCCTCTGCTGGGACGACTTTCAGGAGGCACTGGAGGGCTTCCCAGATGTCAGGAAGGACTTAGAAAAATTAATTCTGCTCAACTCTGAAGGAGGATTTGTGTAA